CATTTTTGGGCAATATTACCGATGCGTTTTATTCGTCCGGAATCGTATTGAAAATTAAACTGTTCCTCTTCCGGTAGTTCCTTTCGGTCATCCACATATAGGGAGATAAGCACGTAGTCATTTTTTAGGATTTGATATACATCTGGCTCGCTCCACACGTTCTCCTCCATTTTCCTACAGTTGACACATGCCCATCCGGTAAAGTCCAACAAAATAGGTTTTTCTTGTTCCTTGGCATAGGCCAATCCAGTTTCAAAGTCCTTAAAGCAGTCGATGCCCAATGGACAATCTGATTCCTGTTCAAAAACACTGTAAAATTCCGGTGGCGGAAAACCGCTCAATAGTTTAAGATTGGAAACCCCGGTAAGGCCCAATATCAGATATAAACTAAAAAGGGCACTTACAACCCCTACGGCAATCCTGCCCTTTGACAATTTTCCTTTGGGTCCGTCATGCGGGAACCTGAAAATTCCAATAAGGTATAAGGTTGTCAATATTCCTATTAGAATCCAAATTCCAATAAAAACCTCTCTTTTTAGGATTCCCCAATGACCCACCAAATCGGCATTGGAAAGGAATTTTAACGCTAGTGCAATCTCCAAAAAGCCCAGAACCACTTTAACCGTGGTCATCCATCCTCCGGATTTTGGAAGGGAATTCAACCAAGCTGGAAACAACGCAAATAAAGCAAACGGAAATGCCAAAGCCACCCCAAAACCGGTCATCCCGGCAGATAGATTAGTGGCCACATCTCCTTCTGCCAAGGTGGTACCTCCCAACAATCCCCCTAATATGGGTCCCGTACAGGAAAAGGATACGATTGCCAAGGTCACAGCCATAAAGAAGATTCCCAAGGCGCCACCTATCTTGGAGGATGCCGCATCCATCTTATTGGCCCAGGAACTTGGCAAGGTCAACTCATAATAGCCGAAAAAGGAAAACGCAAAGAATATGAAAATGGCAAAAAAGGCCAAGTTTAGCCATACGTTTGTGGCAATAGTATTGAGTATCTGTGAATCGACCGAATCAAACAAATGAAAGGGCAGACTCAAAAGAAAATAGATCAGAACAATGAAAAAGCCATAGAGCAAGGCATTGGCTATTCCTTTGGACTTTTTCTCCGAATGCTTTGTGAAAAAGGAAACCGTAAGCGGAATCATGGGGAACACACATGGCGTCAATAAGGCAATAAGTCCTCCTAGAAATCCCAGACCAAAAATCACCCATAAATTGGAACCTGATCCAATATTTTCCTGACCTTGACTCAGGAGAGCCTTGTTCTTTAAATCCAATTTTAAGTTGGATGACAATAATTTGCTTTTTTCGTCCAACGCAACGGTATTCTCAATGGCCTCGGATCCATCCAAGGAGAATGTAAAATCGATATCCGCCGGGATACAGACTTCCTTACAAACTTGATAAAATAGGTTAACCTTGATTTGATTTACATCCGGATTCAAAAGTTTTATGCGTTGTGTAAAGATGGCCTCTTCCTTAAAAAAGGTTTCCTCTACCTCAAAAATATCGCTATACTCCTTTACGGTAAGGCTTTCCTCTGCACCTCCTACCAATTCATAATCCTTGCCCACTTCAGAAAAGGTCAATTCGCTGGGCAGGGCGCCTCCTTCATCCGTAAATTGGGAATACACATGCCACCCTTCATGAATATCCCCTTTTATAATCAAGTCAAATTCGGTGTCTGAAATTTTAT
This window of the Maribacter cobaltidurans genome carries:
- a CDS encoding protein-disulfide reductase DsbD family protein; translated protein: MRNILVAFIILFVPFMGFSQSDENPVIWSHEVNKISDTEFDLIIKGDIHEGWHVYSQFTDEGGALPSELTFSEVGKDYELVGGAEESLTVKEYSDIFEVEETFFKEEAIFTQRIKLLNPDVNQIKVNLFYQVCKEVCIPADIDFTFSLDGSEAIENTVALDEKSKLLSSNLKLDLKNKALLSQGQENIGSGSNLWVIFGLGFLGGLIALLTPCVFPMIPLTVSFFTKHSEKKSKGIANALLYGFFIVLIYFLLSLPFHLFDSVDSQILNTIATNVWLNLAFFAIFIFFAFSFFGYYELTLPSSWANKMDAASSKIGGALGIFFMAVTLAIVSFSCTGPILGGLLGGTTLAEGDVATNLSAGMTGFGVALAFPFALFALFPAWLNSLPKSGGWMTTVKVVLGFLEIALALKFLSNADLVGHWGILKREVFIGIWILIGILTTLYLIGIFRFPHDGPKGKLSKGRIAVGVVSALFSLYLILGLTGVSNLKLLSGFPPPEFYSVFEQESDCPLGIDCFKDFETGLAYAKEQEKPILLDFTGWACVNCRKMEENVWSEPDVYQILKNDYVLISLYVDDRKELPEEEQFNFQYDSGRIKRIGNIAQKWGTFQDVNFNAVSQPFYVLLSPDLEVLNTSIQNTDADTYKNWLLEGLRTFEKRELSIIP